The window GCAACTGGGCCGTCAACGTGGAGGACAACATCCCGTACTGCGCCTCCTGCCGCCTTACCACCAGGATTCCCGACCTCACCATACCGGGCAACAAGGAGGCCTGGGGCAGGATCGAGCGGGCGAAACACCGCCTCGTCTACAGCCTGCTGAACCTCGGGCTGCCCGTCATCTCCAAGCAGGAGGAACCCGAGACCGGGCTCAGCTTTGAATTCCTCGCCGATGATCCCGCCGACGGCCCCGTGCTCACCGGCCACGACAACGGACTCATCACGCTGAACATCGCCGAGGCCGACGACGCCGAGCGCGAAAAGCGCCGCATGCAGCTCGGCGAACCCTACCGCACTCTGCTCGGGCACTTCCGCCACGAGGTCGGGCATTACTACTGGGACCGCCTCATCCGCGACGGGGGATTGATTGATTCCTTCCGGGAAATCTTTGGCGATGAATCGCGCGACTACGGCGAGGCGCTGAAGGCGCACTACGCGCAGGGCGCTCCGGCCGACTGGCGCGAGAGCTTCATTTCCTCCTATGCCACGGCGCATCCGTGGGAGGACTGGGCCGAAACCTGGGCCCACTATCTGCACATGAGCGACACGCTGGAGACAGCGGCGACATGCGGGCTGGCGCTATTTCCGCCGAGGGAGAATGAGCCGGAACTCTGGCCCCTCCAGAGCGGGACGAAGCAGTCCTTTGACCACATGATCAAGAGCTGGTTCCCGCTGACACACATCCTGAACAACCTGAACCGCGGGCTGGGGCTGGCCGATGGGTATCCCTTCGTCATATCCCCGCCCGTGGTTGAAAAGCTGCGTTACGTCCACCAGGTCGTACACGGCGAGATCCTGGCCCCGACCGCCATGGCGGCGGCCTGAGGCCGGGCGATCCCGCTACTCCAGCACGAGGTTGCGGCGCGTGTTGCCATCGGCGCGGATGCCGGTGGCGTAGCGCCAGCAGAGGCGGATGCCAGCCTCCGGACTCGCCGCCCAGTTGCGTAGCGCCGTCGCGTGATGGAACTGCCCCGCGAGATCCAGCGGCACGGCCAGATACTCGGCCAGCGTGGCCGGGTCCTCGTACTCCTCGTACCACAGATCGTGCATCAGCGGGGTAAAGCCCGCTTGGTCCAGCCAGTCGGCGAGGTGCTTCCCGGCGCGGGTGTTGCCGCCGTTGCAATCCTGCAGCGTGCGATAGGCCTGGATGGCGCGATCCACGCGCACCGGGTGCGAGGTCAGGTCGATGGCGTCCCAATCCGGGCTGCACACGCCGATGAATCCGCCGGGCTTCGTCACGCGATGAAACTCATTCAGCGCGGGCATCGGGTCGCGCAGATGCTCGAGCAACGCATGGGCAAAAACCACATGAAACGCCTCATCGGCAAAGGGGAGCTGGTCCACGTTGCCGGCCACGAAGTCGAGATTCACGATCTCGCGCCCCTGGGCATTGCGGCGAGCCTGGTCGAGCTGCTTTTGCGAAAGATCAAAGGCCGTCACATGGCCGGGGAAAACCGTCTGCGCGATCCCGGTCGAGATCGTGCCAGGGCCGCATCCGGCGTCGAGCACGTCAAAGCCCGGTTGCAGCAGAGGTGTCAGGAAAAAGCCGTGGGTCTCGAGCTCGCGCGCCGCTTGGAAAGCAGTCGCGCTGGCCGTGTGTCCCGGCGTGTACTTTTGGCGAGTTGGATTCATTGGAGTTGGTATTCTTGGTGGACCAACCCACTTTCCTTTCAGCCGTGAAATAAAAAATCCCACAGCCTTCAGAGGGCCGTGGGTTTCGTCGATTCAGTGAGTTCTCAGTTCACCACGACGCCACGGCTCCCCGGCCGACGACGGCCTTGGAGACGACGGAAATCATGATGGAAACGAGATGCTTCACTGCCGCCTAGTATAAGGACGGCTTATCCATCCGCAAGCGGAATTTTCACAAGGCCGGAAAATCTTGAGGCGACCCCGGTTTCGGGCTACCAAATCCGGATGGCCCTACGTGCTTTTTTCGCTCTCTTTGTATTGGCACTCGGTACGGCGGTGGCAGCGCCCCAGCGGTTTGAAGCCTCCACGCTGAAGTTTCTCTATCACGTCTCCCTCGAGGAGAAAAAAGGCGCGGTGATCGGCACCCTCGAGCGCAGCGAATACGGCGTGAACCGCGCCAAATACCGCTTCACCGGCCAATGGACCCCGCTGCCCGCTGGCGACAAGGGCAGGGGACTCCTCGTCACCTATCTCCCCAAGGATCTCAAGAAATACGGCGACCCGTACTCCTTTCCCACCGCCGGCAAGGACCTCATCTGGCGGCTCGTCCCCACCAAGGACGGCACTCGCCTCTACGTCCGCACCACCAGCCGCATCTACTCCTCCCCGACGAAGTGGAAAGTCACCGAGCTCGTCTTCGAGCCTCAGGATTAGGGAATACGGCTGCTAGGGAACGAGAAATAGCTTTCCCGTGTAGGGGCACCTCACCTCCGAACCGGAGGGAAGACCTCGGACATCGACGTAGCCCATATCGGGTGCGTGGGGGCTGGTAACGAATCCCAGTTTGTCGGGAACCGGCACGCCGGACGGCAGGTCCTTCGCGGCGCGAGCCGGGGGAGGATTGGCAGGCACCTCCGTGGTGTCGGCAGGGGTAATCCGAGCGGTAATCAATGTGTAGAGAACGTGCTCGCCCTCCCGGCCTTCGGTCGCCTTGCCGCCGGGGAAGGCCGTCATGGATGGAGAGTCGGCATGCGAAAGGCCGCCCAAGACGATCGTTTCACCAGACCGGAGAACGGCCGTAGTCTGCATTTCCCGAGTGCGAAATACCGGCATGTTGATCGCCCCCGAGGTGTTGGCGGCAGGCCGCATAGCAGCTTGAATGGTATCTTCCTTGGGATCGGAGATTTTGGGCTTTGCACCTGCGTAGTCGACAAGGCCAAGCAGTTCCACCATGCGAGGCTTGAGGTTCAGGATGATCCGTTCGTCGTCCGCAACGAAAGGCTCGACCTCAAGAGTCAGGCCGACCGGCTCGCTCACAAATGCATTCGGGCTGGGCGGAGTCTGGTTGTCTGCTGGTGGGGAAAATTCCGACGGATAACGAAATTCGCGCACCACCTGAATGACGGCGCGCTGGCCGCTGCGAGTCGTGACTTTTGGCGAGGATGCAAGGTCTACGCCTTGGGCCTGGCTGAGGCTTTCGATGAGTTTCTCAAATGCTTCTTTCTTCAGAATGCTCTGAAATTGTCCAGGTGTGTTGCCGAAAAACTTCTCAGCGAGAGCCGGGGTCATTTCGATAAATTTCGCCCCGATTTCCACCCGGGACCCGGCATGGGAGGCGGCGGCCGGAGTTCCTTGTGGCGACTGGGATTTGGCGCTTGGTGAAAGCAGGGCCATCGCGCAGGTTCCCAAGGCTACAGCGATCACCACAGACCACCATCCGCGGGGATTAGCCAACGCGAGATGCCGGATTCTCCGCGTCAGCCCGCGACGCGACTCCGCCATGCCGGTGCGCATATACCAGTGATCCGATGGCAGGGACGCGATGCGCAGGATGGCCTCACCGTAGTCCTCAGCGCGGGATCTCTCGTGAGAGAGCACCCATTCGTCGCAGGCCATCTCCATGTCAACCCGGCTCGTGCGCTCGGCCAGCCACATGAGCGGATTGAACCAGTGCAGCGCCCGGACGACTTGAAAGCACCAGGACCAAAGCATGTCTCCACGGCAGATATGGCCCTTTTCGTGCAAAAGGATCCAACGGAGGCTGGCCGGATCCAACCGGTCGGCCCAGCCGAGGGGTAGCAGGATCACCGGAGAAAAAAGACCGCACATCGCGGGACTGTGTATGAGATCCGATTCCCGGATCGATGTCCGGCGAGGCAGCGTAATGTCGGGAAGCGCACCGGTGACCGGAGTGCTTCGGTGAACGATCTGGAGCGTGCGCAGCCAGCGGACAGACGCAGCCGTGAACAGGCAAAACGCTCCGGTCGCCCAGATGATGAATACCCATGGAACCACCGGGGCAGGCGTCGACGCAGGAGCGGACGTCGGAAGCGCGTCGTGGGAGGAGGGCAGAAAAACCGTGGCCACCACGGGCGGCAAATCATCGACCCTCGGCAGGACACCGGCAGGCGAGGGGAAGAGGGAAGGAATCACGAACGCTACCAGCGGAAATATCCACAGGACAAATGCCGCTCGTGCTCCGAGAAGCTTTCTTGCCCAGGGAATAAAGGCCAATGCAAGCACAAGGGATGCCGTCCCTGCCACCGACGTCGTTCCGAGCCAATGCAGGAACATGCTCACGGTTCGTCCACCTCCCGCATGGTGATGAAAATAAACTGCGCGTTCGTTTTCTCCGTGGCCGGTGCGCTGTAAAACACGATCTGCCCGCGCGTCACCGTCAGATCGCTCTTGAACTCATTGCTCTGAAACGCGGGCTGCCAGACAGATCTGCCCGGAGCTTCCGGGTCGGGACAGTCAATAAACCCCTCGAGGCTCTTGAGCTTGATGGTGAGGGAGAGATTGATAACGCCGTCACCGAGCTCCGGCACAAATTCCATGATCGTTCCCACCGGGGCGCTTTCAAACGCCGTGGGAACCGAGTTGGCGTTTTTCGAAGCGGAATATTCCGTCGGATATTGAAAATCCCGTACGTTCTGCACCGACGCCATCTTTCCGCTTAAAGCAATAACGCGCGTCGTGCTCGCCACTGTCGCGCCAACTCGTTTGAGGAGATCGAGGGCTTTTGCCGCCTGTTCCGGCGACAGGACTGCGGTGACACCAGAGGGTTTATCAGAGGTAATAGGAAATTCGATCGGTTCGAGACCTTCAGCCTGGCTCTTGGTCGCGCTCAAGGTGCGTACCTCGATTTCCACCATCTTGAGCGGATCGACCGCACCCGGGTAAGCAACACCCAACCCGGCAAGGAGGCACACCGTGCAGATTAAGAGCCTACTTTGCATCGCTTCGTCTCCCCTTCCGCTTAAGGATGTCCCGCAGCGTATCGATTTCCTCGGGCGAGAGATCCTGGGTTTCGCAGAAGTGGGCGAGCATGGGCGCGACGGCTCCGCCGAAGACGCGCTTGAGGAAGGATTCGCTTTCCTGCCGCACGCATTGCTCCTTGGGAATCCCGGCGTGATAGCGGAAGGCCCGGCCATCGGGGCGGGCGGCGAGGACGCCTTTGGCCACGAGCCTCGCGAGGAAGGTGTTGATCGTCTTTTGCTTCCAGTGCGTCCGGCTGGCGAGGCGATCCGCGATGTCCGCAGCGGTGAGCCCTTCCTCGGCCCAAACCTCGGAGGCGACCAGCCACTCGCTGTCGGAAATGGAGGGAATTTCAGAACTCATCGAGTTGCGGGGAGTTCTAGTCCTACAAATGTAGTCCGGTCAAGGCATAATATGTCTCATAAGACAAAAAGCTTAGGAAACGCTCAGTGGAGGAGACTAAGCTTTCACCGAGCGCAGGCCGAGGTTGTCAAAGATGCGGCGGGTGGCGTCGGAGCGGTTGAGCGTGTAGAAATGGATGCCGCGTACGTTGTTTTCCAGCAGGTCGGCGCATTGCTCGGTGGCGTAGTGGACGCCTATGCGTTCGACCGCGGCGGGATCGTTCTGGCCGCGCTGGAGGGCGCGGAGGAGCTTGGCGGGAAATCGTGCTCCGGCGGCGAGCTCTGCCATGCGGCGCATGCCACCGAGCGAGGTGATCGGCATGATGCCCGCGATGATGGGGATGTTGATCCCGGCCAGCGAGCAGCGGTCGCGGAAGTCGAGGAAGTCGCGGTTGTCGAAGAAAAGCTGGGTGACGATGTAGTTGGCCCCGGCGTCGACCTTGGCCTTCAGGTAGTCCATCTCCAGGAGGCGGTTGGGCGTGGCGGGATGGCCCTCGGGGAATCCGGCGACGCCGATGCCGAAGCCGCGCGGGTCGGCGTGTTTGCCGCTGGCGTTGAACCGCGAGATGAAGCCGACGAGATCGGCGGCGTGCTGAAAGGCGTCCCTGGAGCGATCGTAGCCTTCGCGCACCGGGGGATCCCCGGCGAGGGCGAGGATGTTGCCCACGCCCTCCTCGGCGTAGCGGGCGAGGATGCTCTCGATCTCGGCCTCCGTGTGGCACACGCAGGTGAGGTGCGGCACAGGGTTGAGCGAGGTCGTGCGCTTGATGCGCAGCACGAGGTCATGCGTGAGGTCGCGGGTGGAGCCGCCTGCGCCGTAGGTGACGCTGACAAAGTCCGGGCGGTACGCCTCCAGCTCGCGAATGGTTTGGTACAGATTCTCCGAGGCCTCGGGAGTTTTCGGGGGGAAAAACTCAAAGGAGAACGTGGTCTCGGATTCGCGCAGGGTGTCCTCGATATGCATGACGGGCCGGAAAGAATCACCTGTCGGCGGCAAATTGGCAACAATCCGTGTTTCCGGAGGGGTGGTTTTGGCACAAATTTCCCCCATGGCCGCCCTCAACGACGCGCAAAAAGCCTCCCGGGACCAGTT of the Terrimicrobium sacchariphilum genome contains:
- a CDS encoding zinc-binding metallopeptidase family protein, with translation MKIFHCDNCDQLVYFENSKCLNCGSVLAYLPDRQDLCSLEMGADGAWKVPGKEPDSYLLCTNYVSEHVCNWAVNVEDNIPYCASCRLTTRIPDLTIPGNKEAWGRIERAKHRLVYSLLNLGLPVISKQEEPETGLSFEFLADDPADGPVLTGHDNGLITLNIAEADDAEREKRRMQLGEPYRTLLGHFRHEVGHYYWDRLIRDGGLIDSFREIFGDESRDYGEALKAHYAQGAPADWRESFISSYATAHPWEDWAETWAHYLHMSDTLETAATCGLALFPPRENEPELWPLQSGTKQSFDHMIKSWFPLTHILNNLNRGLGLADGYPFVISPPVVEKLRYVHQVVHGEILAPTAMAAA
- a CDS encoding M56 family metallopeptidase, yielding MFLHWLGTTSVAGTASLVLALAFIPWARKLLGARAAFVLWIFPLVAFVIPSLFPSPAGVLPRVDDLPPVVATVFLPSSHDALPTSAPASTPAPVVPWVFIIWATGAFCLFTAASVRWLRTLQIVHRSTPVTGALPDITLPRRTSIRESDLIHSPAMCGLFSPVILLPLGWADRLDPASLRWILLHEKGHICRGDMLWSWCFQVVRALHWFNPLMWLAERTSRVDMEMACDEWVLSHERSRAEDYGEAILRIASLPSDHWYMRTGMAESRRGLTRRIRHLALANPRGWWSVVIAVALGTCAMALLSPSAKSQSPQGTPAAASHAGSRVEIGAKFIEMTPALAEKFFGNTPGQFQSILKKEAFEKLIESLSQAQGVDLASSPKVTTRSGQRAVIQVVREFRYPSEFSPPADNQTPPSPNAFVSEPVGLTLEVEPFVADDERIILNLKPRMVELLGLVDYAGAKPKISDPKEDTIQAAMRPAANTSGAINMPVFRTREMQTTAVLRSGETIVLGGLSHADSPSMTAFPGGKATEGREGEHVLYTLITARITPADTTEVPANPPPARAAKDLPSGVPVPDKLGFVTSPHAPDMGYVDVRGLPSGSEVRCPYTGKLFLVP
- a CDS encoding class I SAM-dependent methyltransferase — translated: MNPTRQKYTPGHTASATAFQAARELETHGFFLTPLLQPGFDVLDAGCGPGTISTGIAQTVFPGHVTAFDLSQKQLDQARRNAQGREIVNLDFVAGNVDQLPFADEAFHVVFAHALLEHLRDPMPALNEFHRVTKPGGFIGVCSPDWDAIDLTSHPVRVDRAIQAYRTLQDCNGGNTRAGKHLADWLDQAGFTPLMHDLWYEEYEDPATLAEYLAVPLDLAGQFHHATALRNWAASPEAGIRLCWRYATGIRADGNTRRNLVLE
- the metF gene encoding methylenetetrahydrofolate reductase [NAD(P)H], encoding MHIEDTLRESETTFSFEFFPPKTPEASENLYQTIRELEAYRPDFVSVTYGAGGSTRDLTHDLVLRIKRTTSLNPVPHLTCVCHTEAEIESILARYAEEGVGNILALAGDPPVREGYDRSRDAFQHAADLVGFISRFNASGKHADPRGFGIGVAGFPEGHPATPNRLLEMDYLKAKVDAGANYIVTQLFFDNRDFLDFRDRCSLAGINIPIIAGIMPITSLGGMRRMAELAAGARFPAKLLRALQRGQNDPAAVERIGVHYATEQCADLLENNVRGIHFYTLNRSDATRRIFDNLGLRSVKA
- a CDS encoding BlaI/MecI/CopY family transcriptional regulator; the encoded protein is MSSEIPSISDSEWLVASEVWAEEGLTAADIADRLASRTHWKQKTINTFLARLVAKGVLAARPDGRAFRYHAGIPKEQCVRQESESFLKRVFGGAVAPMLAHFCETQDLSPEEIDTLRDILKRKGRRSDAK